A genome region from Maridesulfovibrio salexigens DSM 2638 includes the following:
- a CDS encoding NFACT RNA binding domain-containing protein gives MDAHFFRALTGELEEKLKGRRVEKIFAPAEGVWTFALQSKGGKEYLLFRPAKSVGLLFISRVKPVNPPSPPAQVMWLRKRLAGRRLFEAHHDWINLRVAFTLSPWKQRDKYRYLLLDMKKGVSLIHDLPEEFPAPVSWPSYEEARSNEEIWREFPQISPPLRKTLNALDENEGRALLHRLETGTADHFYIAEKKGELTPPRVWSNPRNDEQEYDSAIEATSVYGEKILFPVMERMENAEQRNTLKTGKKKFKKIFARIEQEEERLRALQARKIEAEALQAEMYRLKDLRELDRVTVTHPEYGEMEVKLDPLLTPTENMEKIFKFAAKAQRGFKHMERRRQEVEAEHEQFLKANLMPAADKGRKQKNIEIPKKYKNIAASLFISSDGFLMIRGKNSKANHEILSKVSSVFDYWFHVQGGPGSHVVLKRDHPSQEVPEQTLREAAVLAALKSYRTNDSKADVMCALVKDVRKVKGWAHGQVAVDSVLQNLHVDIDQSLEEALAKK, from the coding sequence ATGGATGCACACTTCTTTCGTGCCCTGACTGGAGAACTTGAGGAAAAACTCAAGGGCCGCAGGGTGGAAAAAATATTTGCCCCCGCTGAGGGAGTGTGGACTTTCGCGCTCCAATCAAAGGGAGGTAAGGAATATCTTCTTTTCAGGCCCGCCAAATCGGTGGGCCTGCTCTTTATTTCAAGGGTAAAACCGGTCAATCCTCCCAGCCCCCCGGCACAGGTCATGTGGCTGCGTAAGCGGCTGGCAGGACGCAGGCTTTTCGAAGCCCACCACGACTGGATCAACCTACGGGTTGCCTTCACCCTTTCACCATGGAAACAACGGGATAAATACCGTTATCTGCTGCTGGACATGAAAAAGGGAGTATCCCTGATCCATGATCTTCCGGAAGAATTTCCTGCGCCGGTAAGTTGGCCTTCTTACGAGGAAGCCCGTTCTAACGAAGAAATCTGGCGAGAGTTCCCCCAGATATCTCCTCCCCTGCGCAAAACACTGAATGCACTGGATGAGAACGAAGGGCGCGCCCTGCTGCACCGGCTTGAAACCGGTACTGCTGACCATTTCTACATTGCAGAAAAGAAAGGCGAGCTAACTCCGCCACGCGTATGGTCAAATCCAAGAAACGATGAGCAGGAATACGATTCGGCAATCGAAGCAACTTCCGTCTATGGAGAAAAGATTCTCTTTCCAGTGATGGAACGCATGGAAAATGCCGAGCAGCGCAACACTCTCAAAACCGGTAAAAAGAAATTCAAAAAGATTTTCGCGCGCATTGAGCAGGAAGAGGAACGTTTACGTGCCCTGCAAGCCCGTAAAATCGAAGCCGAAGCACTGCAAGCAGAGATGTACCGCCTAAAAGATCTTCGTGAGCTGGATAGAGTCACTGTTACCCATCCAGAATACGGAGAGATGGAGGTAAAGCTAGATCCCCTGCTGACTCCTACTGAGAACATGGAAAAAATATTCAAGTTCGCAGCCAAGGCACAACGAGGCTTCAAGCACATGGAACGACGCAGGCAGGAAGTTGAAGCTGAGCACGAGCAGTTCCTCAAAGCCAACCTCATGCCCGCAGCGGACAAAGGGCGTAAGCAGAAGAATATCGAGATACCTAAGAAGTACAAAAATATCGCGGCCTCACTATTTATATCATCCGATGGATTTCTCATGATCCGCGGTAAAAACAGCAAGGCCAACCATGAAATTCTGAGTAAGGTATCGTCAGTTTTCGATTACTGGTTCCACGTACAGGGCGGCCCCGGATCACACGTTGTCCTTAAGCGTGACCATCCCAGTCAGGAAGTACCGGAGCAAACCCTGCGTGAAGCCGCTGTGCTGGCAGCCCTGAAAAGCTACCGCACCAACGACTCCAAAGCGGACGTAATGTGCGCGCTGGTAAAAGATGTGCGCAAAGTCAAAGGCTGGGCACACGGACAGGTTGCAGTAGACAGTGTGCTCCAAAACCTGCACGTGGATATAGATCAAAGCTTAGAAGAAGCATTGGCTAAGAAATAA
- a CDS encoding molybdenum cofactor biosynthesis protein MoaE has protein sequence MDISKKIAELKQDPEFADNVGMILIHNGVVRGWSRGTREKVTGIEIKADHAKIEEIRQEHEKHPGIYKIVAHANEGVFKPGDDVLFLIVAGDIRENVKACLSSLLDTVKAQAFTKKEVLA, from the coding sequence ATGGACATTTCAAAAAAAATTGCTGAACTCAAACAGGACCCTGAATTTGCCGATAATGTAGGCATGATCCTGATCCATAACGGAGTCGTCCGAGGCTGGTCGCGAGGTACCCGTGAAAAAGTAACCGGAATCGAAATCAAGGCCGACCACGCAAAGATTGAAGAAATCCGCCAGGAACACGAAAAACATCCCGGAATTTATAAAATCGTGGCCCATGCTAACGAAGGCGTTTTCAAACCCGGCGATGACGTACTTTTTCTCATCGTAGCCGGAGATATCCGCGAGAACGTTAAAGCATGCCTCTCCAGCCTGCTTGACACAGTAAAAGCACAAGCTTTCACTAAAAAAGAAGTTCTTGCCTAA
- a CDS encoding tetratricopeptide repeat protein: MYSISSLFEKFPVVSHSRMVNRGFGVWMVWADTLEDSIVRSMRDFGGMLMSEEHNQAYWFFFSDDVFRVVSRLEIWARLNPMPVYIQVMPATLLVDYNLNLSLKVDGEFTNQETALPTEFEILIHPKLSDSVKAIAGLNLEDTRTPTGISKSGWQVLVPDQGLGYDSLQNWYFILIPVGNPSDKEFIKGWRSFFSEVQVMLQKLGVQYITSDVKVIMPIASLSLLRTFLRELLMLINRVRNNEQTEEVSYWPSVMALVPQMNMSFNDEVIRKVNLDWDKLTPDCPHLRYRDAFLLGSDFAVNEVRFGSEQENVDGWCHVSLRQGVHDTSSAAISVTISRRVSVGEMDDCFYCGMKNHHPSECPSRTLQGLDPVVWKQLAAIESEKFNEGFQNIDLQMQGKENVVEEFSRLLHQGKGYEGIITRSLFAINAISQLRTLYLVWRSRGKDWPLGIKDQGPEEGELIWSAFEAMQNGARSEAETLIKNAMIRFSRSFQPRSLMAFYELEGGDLEQAYFYWQEAERLCYSPLQQGYFVYLQGRMQEVMGEFGEASDIYKRAQNMCPEWLEPQYRRAVCMVKMGFAEQAISTFQNIIEKDPHYFNRIAIDPELDRGRLTVLQEMGELWEIAEAEAKEVASGMDTLSADIAQWFEEGHEFADEAARFMDRMNKLAKIKNYVAFRQLTSGIARLTEEIEKRVEYEIKVINKKLEIYREELLDVQREASWFPFPKLLTEFNGDFNYCADKIYWIKTQQLNVAETFRKTQRYLDRIDDRLRKLRKRLVTLRVIRDSTLFIMLLGRSFIWLEVVFLGLALLCIPMLIYYSNNFQSNFIVDMIIRQKWEFQKGLILILSILALAIAAFRAAVVFEKKKRELFLIDDGKDDD; this comes from the coding sequence TTGTATTCGATTTCAAGCTTATTTGAAAAATTCCCGGTTGTCAGCCATTCACGCATGGTAAATCGCGGATTCGGTGTCTGGATGGTCTGGGCTGACACTCTTGAAGACTCCATTGTCCGCAGCATGCGAGATTTTGGCGGTATGCTCATGAGTGAGGAGCATAATCAGGCTTACTGGTTCTTTTTCAGCGATGATGTTTTCCGGGTTGTGTCCCGCCTTGAAATCTGGGCAAGACTCAATCCCATGCCGGTATACATTCAGGTTATGCCGGCAACCCTCCTCGTAGATTACAATCTGAATCTTTCTCTTAAAGTTGATGGAGAGTTTACTAATCAGGAAACAGCTCTGCCTACGGAATTTGAAATTTTAATCCATCCCAAGCTTTCCGATTCAGTAAAGGCTATCGCAGGATTGAATCTGGAAGATACCAGAACACCTACAGGGATATCCAAATCCGGCTGGCAGGTTTTGGTCCCTGATCAGGGATTGGGCTATGACTCCCTACAGAACTGGTATTTTATCCTTATTCCGGTGGGCAACCCGTCAGACAAAGAATTTATTAAAGGATGGCGTTCTTTCTTCTCCGAAGTTCAGGTCATGCTCCAAAAATTGGGTGTTCAGTACATAACTTCGGACGTTAAAGTTATCATGCCCATTGCGTCTCTTTCCTTACTTAGGACGTTTTTGCGTGAGTTGCTCATGCTCATTAATCGGGTCAGGAATAATGAACAGACCGAGGAAGTCTCTTACTGGCCCTCGGTCATGGCACTTGTTCCGCAGATGAATATGAGCTTCAACGATGAGGTTATCCGCAAGGTTAACCTTGATTGGGACAAGCTTACCCCTGATTGTCCTCACCTGCGTTATCGGGATGCATTTTTGCTTGGGTCTGATTTTGCTGTAAACGAAGTTCGTTTCGGTAGTGAGCAGGAAAATGTGGATGGATGGTGTCATGTCAGTTTAAGGCAAGGGGTTCATGATACCAGTTCAGCAGCCATATCCGTTACAATTTCACGCCGTGTTTCTGTCGGTGAGATGGATGATTGTTTTTATTGCGGTATGAAGAACCATCATCCTTCGGAGTGTCCAAGCCGCACTTTGCAAGGTCTTGATCCGGTGGTTTGGAAGCAGCTTGCGGCTATTGAAAGTGAAAAGTTCAATGAGGGATTTCAAAATATCGATTTGCAGATGCAGGGAAAGGAAAATGTTGTAGAAGAGTTTTCCAGACTATTGCATCAGGGTAAGGGGTATGAGGGGATTATCACCCGTTCTCTGTTTGCAATTAATGCTATTTCTCAGTTGCGTACCTTATATTTGGTTTGGCGTAGCCGGGGCAAAGATTGGCCCCTTGGTATCAAGGATCAGGGACCGGAAGAGGGTGAACTTATCTGGTCTGCTTTTGAAGCCATGCAGAACGGTGCCAGAAGCGAAGCTGAAACTTTGATTAAAAATGCCATGATCAGGTTCAGCCGCAGTTTTCAGCCTCGATCTTTGATGGCGTTTTATGAGCTTGAGGGTGGCGATCTTGAGCAGGCATATTTTTATTGGCAGGAGGCTGAAAGGCTCTGTTATTCGCCGTTGCAGCAGGGATATTTTGTCTACTTGCAGGGCAGGATGCAGGAAGTCATGGGCGAGTTCGGTGAGGCCAGCGATATTTATAAAAGAGCGCAGAATATGTGTCCGGAGTGGCTTGAACCACAATATAGACGGGCAGTATGCATGGTTAAAATGGGGTTTGCGGAGCAGGCCATATCTACATTTCAGAATATAATCGAAAAGGATCCGCACTATTTTAACCGAATAGCAATCGACCCTGAGCTTGATCGCGGCAGATTGACCGTTTTGCAGGAGATGGGAGAGCTTTGGGAAATTGCTGAAGCAGAGGCCAAAGAAGTTGCATCCGGTATGGATACACTTTCTGCGGACATTGCCCAGTGGTTTGAGGAAGGGCACGAGTTTGCCGATGAAGCAGCCAGATTTATGGACCGTATGAACAAGCTCGCTAAGATTAAGAACTATGTAGCTTTCAGACAGCTGACCAGCGGTATTGCCCGTCTTACTGAGGAAATTGAGAAGCGAGTTGAATACGAGATTAAGGTCATCAACAAGAAGCTTGAAATATATCGTGAGGAATTGTTGGATGTTCAGCGTGAGGCTTCATGGTTTCCATTTCCAAAGCTTTTGACTGAATTTAATGGTGATTTTAACTATTGCGCGGATAAAATTTATTGGATTAAGACCCAGCAGCTCAATGTTGCTGAAACATTCCGCAAGACTCAGCGTTACTTGGACCGTATTGATGACCGTCTGAGGAAGTTGCGTAAAAGGCTGGTCACCCTGCGGGTTATTCGTGATTCAACATTGTTCATTATGCTTTTGGGAAGAAGCTTCATTTGGCTGGAAGTGGTCTTTCTCGGACTGGCCTTGCTGTGTATTCCCATGTTGATCTACTACTCGAATAATTTTCAATCGAATTTCATTGTAGATATGATTATTCGCCAGAAGTGGGAGTTTCAGAAAGGGTTAATTCTGATTTTGAGTATTCTGGCCCTTGCCATTGCGGCTTTTCGTGCAGCGGTGGTTTTCGAGAAGAAGAAGAGGGAGCTCTTTCTCATCGATGACGGTAAGGATGACGATTGA